Proteins from a genomic interval of Stenotrophomonas sp. 24(2023):
- a CDS encoding acireductone dioxygenase: MSRLRIYNDTAPEAPLLDTQDGAAIAAELQKIGVTFERWQATAPVAPGASQEDVFAAYRADIDRLVAQHGFKSVDVASIAPDNPNRAEMRKKFLDEHFHKEDEVRFFVAGSGLFTLHVDDKVYEIECVKDDLIAVPDGTTHWFDMGEEPSFVAIRFFTEPDGWVGHFTGTDIAQKFPRYVPTQAS; encoded by the coding sequence ATGAGCCGACTGCGCATCTACAACGACACCGCCCCCGAGGCCCCGCTGCTGGACACCCAGGACGGCGCGGCCATCGCGGCCGAGCTGCAGAAGATCGGTGTCACCTTCGAGCGCTGGCAGGCCACCGCGCCGGTCGCGCCGGGCGCCAGCCAGGAGGACGTGTTCGCCGCCTACCGCGCCGACATCGACCGCCTGGTTGCCCAGCATGGCTTCAAGAGCGTGGACGTGGCCTCGATCGCCCCGGACAACCCCAACCGCGCCGAGATGCGCAAGAAGTTCCTCGACGAACACTTCCACAAGGAAGACGAGGTGCGCTTCTTCGTCGCCGGCTCGGGCCTGTTCACCCTGCACGTGGACGACAAGGTCTACGAGATCGAATGCGTGAAGGACGACCTGATCGCCGTGCCGGATGGCACCACCCACTGGTTCGACATGGGCGAGGAGCCGAGCTTCGTGGCCATCCGCTTCTTCACCGAGCCGGACGGCTGGGTCGGCCACTTCACCGGCACCGACATCGCCCAGAAATTCCCCCGTTACGTTCCTACCCAGGCATCCTGA
- a CDS encoding methylthioribulose 1-phosphate dehydratase: MNAPTFPYDTARLGELAQLLIDNVRELAQAGWTPATSSNFSHRLDDRHAAITVSGKDKGRLVQDDIMVVDFEGKAVGRPLRPSAETLLHTQLYRRFPEIGCVLHTHSPVQTIASRLYAPQGHVHLEGYELLKAFAGNSTHEMAVDVPVFANTQDMDVLSAQVDALLDRQALWGYLIDGHGLYAWGRDMAEARRHLEAFEFLFHCELELKKLRG, from the coding sequence ATGAACGCCCCCACCTTCCCGTACGACACCGCCCGCCTGGGCGAACTGGCCCAGCTGCTGATCGACAACGTCCGCGAACTGGCCCAGGCCGGCTGGACCCCTGCCACCAGCAGCAACTTCTCCCACCGCCTGGATGATCGCCATGCGGCCATCACCGTGTCCGGCAAGGACAAGGGCCGGCTGGTGCAGGACGACATCATGGTGGTCGATTTCGAGGGCAAGGCCGTCGGCCGCCCGCTGCGCCCGTCCGCCGAAACCCTGCTGCACACCCAGCTGTACCGCCGCTTCCCGGAAATCGGCTGCGTGCTGCACACGCACTCGCCGGTGCAGACCATCGCCTCGCGCCTGTATGCGCCGCAGGGCCATGTGCACCTGGAGGGCTACGAGCTGCTGAAGGCCTTCGCTGGCAACAGTACCCATGAAATGGCCGTGGACGTGCCGGTGTTCGCCAATACCCAGGACATGGACGTGCTCTCGGCCCAGGTCGATGCGCTGCTGGACCGCCAGGCACTGTGGGGCTACCTGATCGACGGCCACGGCCTGTACGCCTGGGGCCGCGACATGGCCGAAGCCCGCCGCCACCTGGAGGCCTTCGAGTTCCTGTTCCACTGCGAGCTGGAGCTGAAGAAGCTGCGCGGCTGA
- a CDS encoding ATP-binding protein yields the protein MRRSGLSRHIIVSMSLMVLAVIVMMILSSYLLYAVLVEFFPASANEPDGWLPTGPELVWMVGVTLLGLGLAIAASVRLAQRILSPMNSLVDSIRALAEGNLGVRASTTDDSPGEVALLVDDFNAMADRLQAMERERTMWHAAIAHELRTPVTILRGRLQGLAEGVFQPDEAQFRSLLAQVEGLSRLIEDLRVLSLADNARLEVRRARADVVNEIHSVMTLVDPAFRSAGFVLELETSRGEHPAHCDPTRLRQALLALLENARRYATPGRIRIAVHETLAHVQIAIEDEGPGIDPAQHASIFHPFMRGDGSRSRQGGGSGLGLAVVKAIIDAHGGQVRCTPGSAGGSRFIIELPRQ from the coding sequence ATGCGCCGTTCCGGGCTGAGCCGGCACATCATCGTTTCGATGTCGCTGATGGTGCTGGCGGTCATCGTGATGATGATCCTCAGTTCCTACCTGCTGTACGCCGTGCTGGTCGAGTTCTTCCCCGCCAGCGCCAACGAGCCGGACGGCTGGCTGCCGACCGGCCCGGAACTGGTGTGGATGGTCGGGGTCACCCTGCTCGGCCTGGGCCTGGCCATCGCCGCCTCGGTGCGCCTGGCACAGCGCATCCTGTCGCCAATGAACTCCCTGGTGGACAGCATCCGCGCCCTGGCCGAAGGCAACCTGGGCGTCCGCGCCAGCACCACCGATGATTCCCCGGGCGAAGTGGCGCTGCTGGTGGATGACTTCAACGCCATGGCCGACCGCCTGCAGGCGATGGAGCGCGAGCGCACGATGTGGCATGCGGCCATCGCCCATGAGCTGCGCACGCCGGTGACCATCCTGCGCGGCCGCCTGCAGGGCCTGGCCGAAGGGGTGTTCCAACCCGACGAGGCGCAGTTCCGCAGCCTGTTGGCACAGGTGGAAGGCCTGTCGCGGCTGATCGAGGACCTGCGCGTGCTGAGCCTGGCCGACAATGCGCGGCTGGAGGTACGCCGCGCCCGCGCCGATGTGGTCAACGAGATCCATTCGGTGATGACCCTGGTCGACCCGGCCTTCCGCAGCGCCGGCTTCGTGCTGGAACTGGAGACCAGCCGCGGGGAACACCCCGCGCACTGCGATCCCACCCGCCTGCGGCAGGCATTGCTGGCCCTGCTGGAGAATGCCCGGCGCTATGCGACCCCCGGCCGCATCCGCATTGCCGTGCACGAAACCCTGGCCCATGTGCAGATCGCCATCGAGGACGAAGGCCCGGGCATCGACCCGGCGCAGCATGCCAGCATCTTCCATCCGTTCATGCGCGGCGACGGGTCCCGCTCGCGCCAGGGCGGTGGCAGCGGCCTGGGCCTGGCGGTGGTCAAGGCCATCATCGATGCCCATGGCGGCCAGGTGCGCTGCACGCCGGGCAGTGCCGGCGGCAGCCGCTTCATCATCGAACTGCCGCGGCAGTAG
- a CDS encoding DUF4105 domain-containing protein, which translates to MTVSRSLACAGLGLLLAMPAVQAAQRLQLDPHGLDPLQQQRAQQVLDDVQALLPAGLLQALPAQVQVAWPDDLPADVHGRAFAGRVALRRSLLDTPGADGPAVAAAAQAPRRALVHELVHVADRGGAGWSRSARFRDLAGWQRRPWHLGRGANDFSDRSPDDYERTSAAEYLAVNAEHYLLDPDYACRRPALARWYRDHLGAGAASASCGVSVPLLQADAEEGAASLLSLDPARVYAVDYLFAEGSAQPMSRWGHSMLRLVICRPGRPRGPDCRLDLEYHRVLSFRAFVGDVQISNWRGLTGGYPSRLFVLPLQQVIDEYTQVELRGLASLPLRLTADETAQLLERAAQVHWTYDGHYYFVSNNCAVETAKLLQAGVPRLGEAGLAQLSPRGLRARLARRGVLDEQVLRDRAAAQRQGYYFASARDHYQQLFAVAAAQMALPARDAAAWLALPAQVRQPWLQQGDLRATAGLLLLEKAAQRRADLRARDVLKRQLLRAPDSAATQQLRALLQQAGQWLRPAYLLAGGYGLPQAGEQAQVADAVAAASVQAVPAWRALRQQLRAQLPAARRQDMDTIDANLAALGARLRLLAAEPATAAAVR; encoded by the coding sequence ATGACCGTTTCCCGTAGCCTGGCCTGCGCCGGCCTGGGGTTGCTGCTGGCGATGCCGGCGGTGCAGGCTGCCCAGCGCCTGCAGCTGGACCCGCACGGACTGGACCCGCTGCAGCAGCAGCGGGCGCAGCAGGTGCTGGACGATGTGCAGGCGCTGCTCCCTGCGGGCCTGTTGCAGGCGTTGCCGGCACAGGTCCAGGTGGCCTGGCCGGATGACCTGCCGGCCGATGTGCATGGCCGTGCCTTTGCCGGCCGCGTCGCCTTGCGCCGGTCGCTGCTGGACACGCCCGGGGCTGACGGGCCTGCGGTGGCCGCCGCAGCGCAGGCACCGCGCCGGGCGCTGGTGCATGAACTGGTCCATGTCGCCGACCGCGGCGGGGCGGGCTGGTCACGCAGCGCCCGTTTCCGTGACCTGGCCGGCTGGCAACGCCGGCCCTGGCACCTGGGGCGGGGTGCCAATGATTTCAGCGACCGCAGCCCGGACGACTACGAGCGCACCAGCGCGGCCGAGTACCTTGCGGTGAACGCCGAGCATTACCTGCTCGATCCGGACTATGCCTGCCGCCGGCCGGCGCTGGCGCGCTGGTACCGCGACCACCTGGGTGCCGGCGCAGCCTCGGCTTCCTGCGGTGTTTCCGTACCGCTGCTGCAGGCCGATGCCGAAGAAGGCGCGGCTTCGTTGCTGTCGCTGGACCCGGCCCGGGTGTATGCGGTGGACTACCTGTTCGCCGAGGGCAGCGCGCAGCCGATGAGCCGCTGGGGCCACAGCATGCTGCGGCTGGTGATCTGCCGGCCGGGGCGGCCCCGCGGCCCGGACTGCCGCCTGGATCTGGAATACCACCGGGTGCTGTCCTTCCGCGCATTCGTCGGTGATGTGCAGATCTCCAACTGGCGTGGCCTGACCGGTGGCTATCCGTCGCGGTTGTTCGTCTTGCCGCTGCAGCAGGTCATCGATGAATACACCCAGGTCGAGCTGCGCGGGCTGGCGTCGTTGCCGCTGCGGCTGACGGCCGATGAAACCGCCCAGCTGCTGGAGCGTGCCGCGCAGGTGCACTGGACCTACGACGGCCACTATTACTTCGTCAGCAACAACTGCGCGGTGGAAACGGCCAAGCTGCTGCAGGCCGGCGTGCCGCGGCTGGGCGAGGCCGGGCTGGCCCAGCTCAGCCCGCGTGGCCTGCGCGCGCGGCTGGCGCGGCGGGGCGTGCTGGACGAGCAGGTGCTGCGGGATCGCGCAGCGGCCCAGCGGCAGGGGTACTACTTCGCTTCCGCGCGCGACCACTACCAGCAGTTGTTCGCGGTGGCCGCGGCGCAGATGGCATTGCCCGCGCGCGATGCTGCGGCCTGGCTGGCCCTGCCGGCGCAGGTGCGGCAGCCCTGGCTGCAGCAGGGTGACCTGCGCGCCACCGCCGGCCTGCTCCTGCTGGAAAAGGCCGCGCAGCGCCGTGCCGACCTGCGCGCACGCGATGTGCTCAAGCGCCAGCTGCTGCGCGCGCCGGACAGTGCGGCCACGCAGCAGCTGCGCGCCCTGCTGCAGCAGGCCGGGCAATGGTTGCGCCCGGCGTACCTGCTGGCCGGGGGGTATGGCCTGCCGCAGGCCGGGGAACAGGCGCAGGTGGCCGATGCCGTGGCTGCGGCCAGCGTGCAGGCCGTGCCGGCCTGGCGTGCCCTGCGCCAGCAGCTGCGTGCGCAGCTGCCTGCGGCGCGCCGGCAGGACATGGACACCATTGATGCGAACCTGGCCGCATTGGGCGCGCGCCTGCGCCTGCTGGCCGCCGAACCGGCTACTGCCGCGGCAGTTCGATGA
- a CDS encoding amino acid permease has protein sequence MFKQLWATKHPHAAHEDANGLSLRRHLGPWGLTALGIGAVIGGGIFVITGQAAANHAGPAIMLSFVLAAVCCAFCAMAYAEFAAMVPVSGSAYTYTYATFGELSAWFIGWMLVLEYGVSASAVAVSWTGYFLSFLSQFDIHLPAALVSAPLDAQLRPTGAIANIPAAILVLLLTWLCYVGISKSSAMNMAMVILKTGLIVLVIVVGWKYVDTSNWTPFIPANEGPGKYGMEGVLRGAAMVFFAYIGFEAVSVAAQESHRPQRDMPIGMMLSLVICTVLYIAMAAVMTGLVPFHLLGTDEPVVTAVAAHPQLGWLRWVVEVGALIGLASVVLVMVIGQPRIFMIMGRDGLLPPVFTRIHPKYRTPHINTVITGIGIALLAALFPLDILGELTSMGTLIAFAAVCAGVLILRRTQPDLPRPFRIPAAWLVCSLGVISCLALLSAMTLHNWMLMGVWTLVGFVIYFTYGFRHSRLRVK, from the coding sequence ATGTTCAAGCAACTCTGGGCCACCAAGCATCCGCATGCCGCCCATGAAGACGCCAACGGCCTGAGCCTGCGCCGCCACCTCGGCCCCTGGGGCCTGACCGCCCTGGGCATCGGCGCGGTCATCGGCGGCGGCATCTTCGTCATCACCGGCCAGGCGGCGGCCAACCATGCCGGCCCGGCCATCATGCTGTCGTTCGTGCTGGCGGCGGTGTGCTGCGCGTTCTGCGCGATGGCCTATGCCGAGTTCGCCGCGATGGTGCCGGTCTCCGGCAGCGCCTACACCTACACCTACGCCACCTTCGGTGAGCTGTCGGCCTGGTTCATCGGCTGGATGCTGGTGCTCGAATACGGGGTGTCCGCCTCGGCGGTGGCGGTCAGCTGGACCGGCTACTTCCTCAGTTTCCTCAGCCAGTTCGACATCCACCTGCCCGCCGCGCTGGTCAGCGCTCCGCTGGACGCGCAGCTGCGCCCCACCGGCGCGATCGCCAACATTCCCGCCGCCATCCTGGTGCTGCTGCTGACCTGGCTGTGCTACGTGGGCATCAGCAAGTCCTCGGCGATGAACATGGCCATGGTCATCCTCAAGACCGGGCTGATCGTGCTGGTCATCGTGGTCGGCTGGAAGTACGTGGACACCAGCAACTGGACCCCGTTCATCCCCGCCAACGAAGGCCCCGGCAAGTACGGCATGGAAGGCGTGCTGCGCGGCGCGGCGATGGTGTTCTTCGCCTACATCGGCTTCGAGGCGGTATCCGTGGCCGCGCAGGAATCGCACCGCCCCCAGCGCGACATGCCGATCGGCATGATGCTGTCACTGGTGATCTGCACCGTGCTGTACATCGCCATGGCGGCGGTGATGACCGGGCTGGTGCCGTTCCACCTGCTGGGCACCGACGAGCCGGTGGTGACCGCCGTGGCCGCCCACCCGCAGCTGGGCTGGCTGCGCTGGGTCGTGGAAGTAGGCGCGCTGATCGGCCTGGCTTCGGTGGTGCTGGTGATGGTGATCGGCCAGCCGCGCATCTTCATGATCATGGGCCGCGACGGCCTGCTGCCGCCGGTGTTCACCCGCATCCACCCGAAGTACCGTACCCCGCACATCAACACGGTGATCACCGGCATCGGCATCGCCCTGCTGGCCGCGCTGTTCCCGCTGGACATCCTGGGCGAACTGACCTCGATGGGCACGCTGATCGCCTTCGCCGCGGTCTGCGCCGGCGTGCTGATCCTGCGCCGCACCCAGCCGGACCTGCCGCGCCCGTTCCGCATTCCGGCCGCCTGGCTGGTCTGCAGCCTGGGCGTGATCAGCTGCCTGGCCCTGCTGTCGGCGATGACGCTGCACAACTGGATGCTGATGGGCGTGTGGACCCTGGTCGGCTTCGTGATCTATTTCACCTACGGCTTCAGGCACAGCCGCCTGCGGGTGAAGTAA
- a CDS encoding FAD-binding oxidoreductase, with protein MTDSRLASLHQAVPGLRLKTDPADLEHYGRDWTRRWTPAPLAIALPATVEEVQAVLRWCAAEGVAVVPSGGRTGLSGGAVAAHGELVLSLERMNKALAYDAVDRTLVVQAGMPLEAIHNAAREHGLIYPVDFAARGSCSIGGNIATNAGGIRVIRYGNTREWIAGLKVVTADGDLLELNKGLIKNSSGYDFRQLLIGSEGTLGVIVEATLKLADPPPASNVMLLALPSFEVLMQVFAAFRARLQLQAFEFFTDRALHHVLAHGAQAPFAEVHPYYVVTEFAADDAAQEAAAMAAFEDCLGNGWVSDGVVSASDAQAAQLWRLREGITEALARHTPYKNDVSVRISAMPAFLAETQALIGQAYPHFDVVWFGHIGDGNLHINVLKPEGTSAGEFVGQCEHVTKLLAQVLARFNGSISAEHGIGLVKKGYLDSTRGPAEIALMKAVKRAFDPQGRLNPGKLFDA; from the coding sequence ATGACCGATTCCCGCCTCGCCTCGCTGCACCAGGCCGTCCCCGGCCTGCGCCTGAAGACCGACCCGGCCGACCTGGAACACTACGGGCGCGACTGGACCCGGCGCTGGACGCCGGCGCCGCTGGCCATCGCCCTGCCGGCGACGGTGGAGGAGGTGCAGGCGGTGCTGCGCTGGTGCGCCGCCGAAGGCGTGGCGGTGGTGCCGTCGGGGGGGCGCACCGGGCTGTCCGGCGGCGCGGTGGCCGCCCATGGCGAACTGGTGCTGAGCCTGGAGCGGATGAACAAGGCGCTGGCCTACGATGCGGTCGACCGCACGCTGGTGGTGCAGGCCGGCATGCCGCTGGAAGCCATCCACAACGCTGCGCGCGAGCATGGCCTGATCTATCCGGTCGATTTCGCCGCGCGCGGCTCGTGCTCGATCGGCGGCAACATCGCCACCAATGCCGGCGGCATCCGCGTGATCCGCTACGGCAATACCCGCGAATGGATTGCCGGGCTGAAGGTGGTCACCGCCGATGGCGACCTGCTCGAGCTCAACAAGGGCCTGATCAAGAATTCCAGCGGCTACGACTTCCGCCAGCTGCTGATCGGCTCGGAAGGCACGCTGGGCGTGATCGTGGAGGCCACCCTGAAGCTGGCCGATCCGCCGCCGGCGAGCAATGTGATGCTGCTGGCGCTGCCCAGCTTCGAGGTGCTGATGCAGGTGTTCGCGGCGTTCCGTGCCCGGCTGCAGCTGCAGGCGTTCGAGTTCTTCACCGACCGTGCGCTGCACCACGTGCTGGCGCACGGTGCGCAGGCGCCGTTCGCCGAGGTCCATCCGTATTACGTGGTGACCGAATTCGCCGCCGACGATGCGGCGCAGGAAGCGGCGGCGATGGCGGCCTTCGAGGATTGCCTGGGCAATGGCTGGGTCAGCGATGGCGTGGTCAGCGCCAGCGATGCCCAGGCCGCGCAGTTGTGGCGCCTGCGCGAAGGCATCACCGAGGCGCTGGCGCGTCATACCCCGTACAAGAACGATGTGTCGGTGCGCATTTCGGCCATGCCCGCGTTCCTGGCCGAAACCCAGGCGCTGATCGGCCAGGCCTATCCGCACTTCGACGTGGTCTGGTTCGGCCACATCGGCGATGGCAACCTGCACATCAATGTGCTCAAGCCGGAAGGGACCTCCGCCGGAGAGTTCGTCGGCCAGTGCGAGCACGTGACCAAGCTGCTGGCGCAGGTGCTGGCACGGTTCAATGGCAGCATCTCCGCCGAACATGGCATCGGCCTGGTCAAGAAAGGCTATCTGGACAGCACCCGCGGCCCGGCCGAGATCGCGCTGATGAAGGCGGTCAAGCGCGCGTTCGATCCCCAAGGCCGGCTGAACCCGGGCAAGCTGTTCGACGCCTGA
- a CDS encoding amino acid permease, which yields MLKALLRVKPVQPAGHVDAGEPIEGSLDGEATLKRTLTAKHLIMLGIGAVIGAGIFVLTGQAAANHAGPAVMLSFVIAGFACALAGLCYAEFAAMMPVSGSAYSYSYATLGEGMAWFIGWCLVLEYLFASASVAVGWSAYLISFITTTLHMPFPDLLSAAPIAWTGSEFVSSGKLFNLPAVLIVAAVSGLLYVGVTQSAFVNAIIVAIKVTVICLFIGFGAAHIDPANWHPFIPENTGVPGEFGWSGIFRAATIVFFAYIGFDAVSTAAGETKDPQRNMPIGLLGSLAVCTVVYIIVCAVLTGMMPFNLLGTDKPVATALEPYPTLSWLKTAVEIGAIAGLSSVVLVMMMGQTRIAYTISRDGLLPKFFGKVHSRFRTPYWATIVVGVIAAALAGLVPLNVLGELVSMGTLLAFATVCIGVLVLRYSRPEIHRPFRVPLVWVICPLGAAACLFLFWQAFVVHWHLFVGWTVLGMLIYLGYGIRNSKLAKST from the coding sequence ATGCTGAAAGCTCTGTTGAGGGTCAAGCCGGTGCAACCGGCCGGGCACGTCGATGCCGGCGAACCCATCGAAGGCAGCCTGGATGGCGAAGCCACGCTGAAACGGACCCTCACGGCCAAACACCTCATCATGCTCGGCATTGGTGCGGTGATCGGTGCAGGCATCTTCGTACTGACCGGCCAGGCGGCGGCCAACCACGCCGGCCCGGCGGTGATGCTGTCGTTCGTGATCGCCGGCTTCGCCTGCGCCCTGGCGGGCCTGTGCTACGCCGAGTTCGCGGCGATGATGCCGGTCTCCGGCAGCGCCTATTCCTATTCCTACGCCACCCTCGGCGAAGGCATGGCCTGGTTCATCGGCTGGTGCCTGGTGCTGGAATACCTGTTCGCCTCGGCCTCGGTCGCGGTGGGCTGGTCGGCCTACCTGATCAGCTTCATCACCACCACGCTGCACATGCCCTTCCCGGACCTGCTCAGCGCCGCGCCCATCGCCTGGACCGGCAGCGAGTTCGTCTCCTCCGGCAAGCTGTTCAACCTGCCGGCGGTGCTGATCGTGGCAGCGGTGTCCGGCCTGCTGTACGTCGGCGTGACCCAGTCGGCCTTCGTCAACGCGATCATCGTGGCGATCAAGGTCACCGTGATCTGCCTGTTCATCGGCTTCGGCGCGGCCCACATCGACCCGGCCAACTGGCATCCCTTCATCCCCGAAAACACCGGCGTGCCGGGTGAATTCGGCTGGAGCGGCATCTTCCGCGCGGCCACCATCGTGTTCTTCGCCTACATCGGCTTCGACGCGGTCTCCACCGCCGCCGGTGAAACCAAGGACCCCCAGCGCAACATGCCGATCGGCCTGCTCGGCTCGCTGGCCGTGTGCACCGTGGTCTACATCATCGTCTGCGCCGTGCTGACCGGCATGATGCCGTTCAACCTGCTGGGCACCGACAAGCCGGTGGCCACCGCGCTGGAGCCCTACCCCACCCTGTCCTGGCTGAAGACCGCCGTGGAAATCGGCGCCATCGCCGGCCTGTCCTCGGTGGTACTGGTGATGATGATGGGCCAGACCCGCATCGCCTACACCATTTCCCGCGACGGCCTGCTGCCGAAGTTCTTCGGCAAGGTCCACAGCCGTTTCCGCACCCCGTACTGGGCCACGATCGTGGTCGGCGTGATCGCTGCGGCGCTGGCCGGCCTAGTGCCGCTGAACGTACTGGGCGAACTGGTCTCCATGGGCACCCTGCTGGCCTTCGCCACCGTCTGCATCGGCGTGCTGGTGCTGCGCTACAGCCGTCCGGAAATCCACCGTCCGTTCCGCGTGCCGCTGGTCTGGGTGATCTGCCCGCTGGGCGCGGCCGCCTGCCTGTTCCTGTTCTGGCAGGCGTTCGTGGTGCACTGGCACCTGTTCGTCGGCTGGACCGTGCTGGGCATGCTGATCTACCTGGGCTACGGCATCCGCAACAGCAAGCTGGCCAAGTCCACCTGA
- a CDS encoding NUDIX hydrolase, whose protein sequence is MSETAEVLAVLDDRLRALLRDHARQVPSDDALAAEFSTLIDDPEDPFRRERLAGHFTASCWLVSADGTRALLTHHRKLQRWLQLGGHADGDHDLARVALKEAEEESGLSGLVLDDPAIFDIDKHWIPERRDVPGHWHYDVRFVIRAVAGEAFAISEESLDLAWRPVPEIAADPESDESMQRMARRWLAR, encoded by the coding sequence ATGAGCGAAACCGCTGAAGTCCTTGCCGTACTTGACGATCGCCTGCGCGCCCTGTTGCGTGACCATGCCCGCCAGGTGCCGTCGGACGACGCCCTCGCCGCCGAATTCAGCACATTGATCGACGACCCGGAAGATCCGTTCCGGCGGGAGCGCCTGGCGGGCCACTTCACGGCCAGCTGCTGGCTGGTCAGCGCCGATGGCACGCGGGCGCTGCTGACCCATCACCGCAAGCTGCAGCGCTGGCTGCAGCTGGGCGGCCACGCCGACGGCGACCACGACCTGGCACGGGTCGCGCTGAAGGAGGCGGAAGAGGAATCAGGCCTGTCCGGGCTGGTGCTGGACGATCCGGCGATCTTCGACATCGACAAGCACTGGATTCCCGAGCGCAGGGACGTCCCCGGCCATTGGCACTACGACGTGCGTTTCGTGATCCGCGCCGTGGCCGGCGAGGCCTTCGCCATCAGCGAGGAATCGCTGGACCTGGCCTGGCGCCCGGTGCCCGAGATCGCCGCCGACCCGGAATCGGACGAATCGATGCAGCGCATGGCGCGCCGCTGGCTGGCGCGCTGA
- the serA gene encoding phosphoglycerate dehydrogenase: MSPKKTSYPKQDIRVLLLEGVSQTAVDVFTAAGYSQIEVHSKALPEEELKARIAEAHIVGIRSRTQLSAEVLAEAKRLIAVGCFCIGTNQVDLDAAEIAGIPVFNAPYSNTRSVAELVVAEAIMLTRGIPQKNAECHRGGWSKSAAGSHEVRGKTLGIIGYGHIGTQVGVMAEALGLHVIFHDVETKLALGNARAAASLDDLLERADIVTLHVPETTATQWMIGAPELAKMRRGAHLINAARGTVVDIAALDAALASGHLGGAALDVFPVEPKGNGDVFESPLTRHDNVILTPHVGGSTLEAQDNIGVEVAAKLVRYSDNGSTLSAVNFPEVTLPEHDGSLRLLHIHRNVPGVLSKVNEIFSRHNVNIDGQFLRTDPQVGYVVIDITAEAPQASAVRDELAAIPGTLRTRILY; this comes from the coding sequence ATGTCGCCGAAGAAGACCTCGTACCCGAAGCAGGATATCCGTGTGCTGTTGCTGGAGGGGGTCAGCCAGACCGCCGTGGATGTGTTCACCGCCGCCGGCTACAGCCAGATCGAGGTGCACAGCAAGGCCCTGCCGGAAGAGGAGCTGAAGGCCCGCATCGCCGAGGCGCACATCGTCGGCATCCGCTCGCGCACCCAGCTCAGTGCCGAGGTGCTGGCCGAGGCCAAGCGCCTGATCGCGGTGGGCTGCTTCTGCATCGGCACCAACCAGGTCGACCTGGACGCGGCGGAGATCGCCGGCATCCCGGTGTTCAACGCGCCCTACTCCAACACCCGCAGCGTGGCCGAGCTGGTGGTCGCCGAGGCGATCATGCTGACCCGCGGCATCCCGCAGAAGAACGCCGAGTGCCACCGTGGCGGCTGGTCCAAGTCGGCCGCCGGCAGCCATGAAGTGCGCGGCAAGACCCTGGGCATCATCGGCTACGGCCATATCGGCACCCAGGTCGGCGTGATGGCCGAAGCACTGGGCCTGCACGTGATCTTCCATGACGTGGAAACCAAGCTGGCGCTGGGCAACGCCCGCGCGGCGGCCAGCCTGGACGACCTGCTCGAGCGCGCCGACATCGTCACCCTGCACGTGCCGGAAACCACCGCCACGCAATGGATGATCGGCGCGCCGGAACTGGCGAAGATGCGCCGCGGGGCGCACCTGATCAACGCCGCCCGTGGCACCGTGGTGGACATCGCCGCGCTCGATGCCGCCCTGGCTTCCGGCCACCTGGGCGGCGCGGCGCTGGACGTGTTCCCGGTCGAACCCAAGGGCAACGGCGATGTCTTCGAGTCCCCGCTGACCCGCCACGACAACGTGATCCTGACCCCCCACGTGGGCGGCAGCACGCTGGAGGCGCAGGACAACATCGGCGTGGAAGTGGCGGCCAAGCTGGTGCGCTACAGCGACAACGGCAGCACGCTGTCGGCGGTCAACTTCCCCGAAGTCACCCTGCCCGAACACGACGGCAGCCTGCGCCTGCTGCACATCCACCGCAACGTGCCCGGCGTGCTGTCCAAGGTCAACGAGATCTTCTCGCGGCACAACGTCAACATCGACGGCCAGTTCCTGCGCACCGACCCGCAGGTGGGCTACGTGGTGATCGACATCACCGCCGAAGCGCCCCAGGCCTCGGCCGTGCGGGATGAGCTGGCGGCGATTCCGGGCACGTTGCGCACGCGCATCCTGTATTGA
- a CDS encoding DUF2388 domain-containing protein: protein MTRPLLLLALLSLPLAGFASSFAGTSAGSATGASSGSSASSSGDDKVVEAARDDAAAFVASDGQIRGARLQAALVHLREQDTAARGQSDLELARALLAR from the coding sequence ATGACCCGACCGCTCCTGCTGCTTGCCCTGCTGTCCCTGCCGCTTGCCGGCTTCGCTTCCAGCTTCGCCGGCACTTCCGCAGGCTCGGCCACCGGGGCCTCCTCCGGTTCCTCGGCCAGTTCGTCCGGCGACGACAAGGTCGTCGAGGCCGCGCGCGATGATGCCGCAGCCTTCGTCGCCAGTGATGGCCAGATCCGTGGCGCACGCCTGCAGGCCGCGCTGGTGCACCTGCGCGAGCAGGACACGGCCGCACGCGGGCAGAGTGACCTGGAGCTGGCCCGCGCGCTGTTGGCACGCTGA